A single region of the Ictalurus punctatus breed USDA103 chromosome 17, Coco_2.0, whole genome shotgun sequence genome encodes:
- the odr4 gene encoding protein odr-4 homolog isoform X2, translating into MGRGYIVEECVEKYLTNLSAAAGSCETGLFIGQCSAQRDFVVLAVRTPHRETEGAAESQRTLSSLDNIDVEWVAEHARQVSRMLPGGLSVLGLFLIAPPEVSKEAQNTLKKLVFSVDKSISKSKLWDLSEDDVTERITLHICSKTRKAVCKTFDVKDPKCSAKPADWRYQSGISSSWPLITCSVQLDLQIPVTSENVDESIKDGLRMWAKQIEAALCLINGKAVTDDSELLLGPKKSTKASQQQTVQAQLLILTEDADAGQMSSAVVQECSGSVCVRGAVHCRAYIHTNKPKTRHAAQAIKRDVVNTVFSRVEMLLEDLLMSEADLACGQQDLPRRVFAPLSGSGLSVCDYIFPDESTADVAERFKEMLGCDLSEGDVDTSMEAQTCFSVLGVEDGCDEEATQVPTQSSAETVPKKNAAIQYAAGMAVAAAVALLATATSLLYLTE; encoded by the exons ATGGGTAGAGGCTACATTGTTgaggagtgtgtggagaagtACCTGACTAACCTGTCAGCAGCTGCTGGGTCATGTGAGACTGGACTTTTTATCGGCCAG TGTTCAGCACAGAGGGACTTTGTGGTTCTGGCTGTGCGGACGCCTCACAGAGAAACTGAGGGAGCCGCTGAGAGCCAGAGAACGCTGAGCTCACTGGACAACATTGATGTGGAGTGGGTTGCCGAGCATGCCAGACAG GTTTCTCGGATGCTACCTGGAGGCCTGAGCGTTCTCGGTTTGTTTCTCATCGCACCACCTGAGGTGTCAAAAGAAGCCCAGAACACGCTGAAAAAG CTTGTCTTTTCTGTGGATAAATCCATATCCAAAAGCAAGCTGTGGGACCTGTCAGAGGATGACGTAACTGAGCGCATCACCCTGCACATCTGTTCCAAAACAAGGAA AGCTGTCTGCAAAACATTTGATGTTAAAGATCCAAAG TGTTCAGCGAAGCCTGCAGATTGGAGGTATCAGAGtggcatctcatcctcatggccTCTGATCACCTGCAGTGTGCAGCTCGACTTGCAGATCCCTGTCACATCAGAAAATGTCGACGAGTCCATAAAG GACGGACTGAGGATGTGGGCTAAACAGATCGAGGCTGCTCTCTGTCTCATAAACGGCAAAGCTGTGACAGATGACTCCGAGCTCCTATTAGGGCCA AAAAAGAGCACGAAGGCGAGCCAGCAGCAGACAGTTCAAGCGCAGCTCCTCATCCTGACA GAGGACGCAGATGCAGGCCAGATGTCCAGCGCTGTAGTGCAGGAGTGCAGCGGCTCGGTATGTGTGAGAGGAGCAGTTCACTGCAGAGCTTACATTCACACCAACAAACCTAAAACCAGACACGCCGCACAG GCAATCAAGAGGGACGTAGTGAACACAGTTTTCAGCCGCGTGGAGATGCTTCTGGAGGATCTGCTCATGAGTGaagcag ATCTAGCTTGTGGGCAGCAGGATCTACCACGGCGTGTGTTTGCCCCCCTATCAGGCTCtggcctgagtgtgtgtgactaCATTTTCCCAGATGAGAGCACTGCGGACGTGGCTGAGCGGTTTAAAGAAATGCTCGGGTGTGACTTATCAGAGGGGGATGTGGACACCAGCATGGAGGCTCAGA CATGTTTCTCTGTTTTGGGAGTGGAAGATGGATGTGACGAAGAAGCTACTCAAGTACCTACACAATCCAGCGCTGAAACCGTGCCAAAAAAGAATGCAGCAATACAATATGCAG CAGGCATGGCGGTGGCAGCTGCGGTCGCCCTCTTGGCCACAGCAACCTCTCTACTCTATCTTACTGAGTAA
- the odr4 gene encoding protein odr-4 homolog isoform X3, with product MGRGYIVEECVEKYLTNLSAAAGSCETGLFIGQCSAQRDFVVLAVRTPHRETEGAAESQRTLSSLDNIDVEWVAEHARQVSRMLPGGLSVLGLFLIAPPEVSKEAQNTLKKLVFSVDKSISKSKLWDLSEDDVTERITLHICSKTRKAVCKTFDVKDPKCSAKPADWRYQSGISSSWPLITCSVQLDLQIPVTSENVDESIKDGLRMWAKQIEAALCLINGKAVTDDSELLLGPKKSTKASQQQTVQAQLLILTEDADAGQMSSAVVQECSGSVCVRGAVHCRAYIHTNKPKTRHAAQAIKRDVVNTVFSRVEMLLEDLLMSEAADLACGQQDLPRRVFAPLSGSGLSVCDYIFPDESTADVAERFKEMLGCDLSEGDVDTSMEAQTCFSVLGVEDGCDEEATQVPTQSSAETVPKKNAAIQYAGMAVAAAVALLATATSLLYLTE from the exons ATGGGTAGAGGCTACATTGTTgaggagtgtgtggagaagtACCTGACTAACCTGTCAGCAGCTGCTGGGTCATGTGAGACTGGACTTTTTATCGGCCAG TGTTCAGCACAGAGGGACTTTGTGGTTCTGGCTGTGCGGACGCCTCACAGAGAAACTGAGGGAGCCGCTGAGAGCCAGAGAACGCTGAGCTCACTGGACAACATTGATGTGGAGTGGGTTGCCGAGCATGCCAGACAG GTTTCTCGGATGCTACCTGGAGGCCTGAGCGTTCTCGGTTTGTTTCTCATCGCACCACCTGAGGTGTCAAAAGAAGCCCAGAACACGCTGAAAAAG CTTGTCTTTTCTGTGGATAAATCCATATCCAAAAGCAAGCTGTGGGACCTGTCAGAGGATGACGTAACTGAGCGCATCACCCTGCACATCTGTTCCAAAACAAGGAA AGCTGTCTGCAAAACATTTGATGTTAAAGATCCAAAG TGTTCAGCGAAGCCTGCAGATTGGAGGTATCAGAGtggcatctcatcctcatggccTCTGATCACCTGCAGTGTGCAGCTCGACTTGCAGATCCCTGTCACATCAGAAAATGTCGACGAGTCCATAAAG GACGGACTGAGGATGTGGGCTAAACAGATCGAGGCTGCTCTCTGTCTCATAAACGGCAAAGCTGTGACAGATGACTCCGAGCTCCTATTAGGGCCA AAAAAGAGCACGAAGGCGAGCCAGCAGCAGACAGTTCAAGCGCAGCTCCTCATCCTGACA GAGGACGCAGATGCAGGCCAGATGTCCAGCGCTGTAGTGCAGGAGTGCAGCGGCTCGGTATGTGTGAGAGGAGCAGTTCACTGCAGAGCTTACATTCACACCAACAAACCTAAAACCAGACACGCCGCACAG GCAATCAAGAGGGACGTAGTGAACACAGTTTTCAGCCGCGTGGAGATGCTTCTGGAGGATCTGCTCATGAGTGaagcag CAGATCTAGCTTGTGGGCAGCAGGATCTACCACGGCGTGTGTTTGCCCCCCTATCAGGCTCtggcctgagtgtgtgtgactaCATTTTCCCAGATGAGAGCACTGCGGACGTGGCTGAGCGGTTTAAAGAAATGCTCGGGTGTGACTTATCAGAGGGGGATGTGGACACCAGCATGGAGGCTCAGA CATGTTTCTCTGTTTTGGGAGTGGAAGATGGATGTGACGAAGAAGCTACTCAAGTACCTACACAATCCAGCGCTGAAACCGTGCCAAAAAAGAATGCAGCAATACAATATGCAG GCATGGCGGTGGCAGCTGCGGTCGCCCTCTTGGCCACAGCAACCTCTCTACTCTATCTTACTGAGTAA
- the odr4 gene encoding protein odr-4 homolog isoform X1, with product MGRGYIVEECVEKYLTNLSAAAGSCETGLFIGQCSAQRDFVVLAVRTPHRETEGAAESQRTLSSLDNIDVEWVAEHARQVSRMLPGGLSVLGLFLIAPPEVSKEAQNTLKKLVFSVDKSISKSKLWDLSEDDVTERITLHICSKTRKAVCKTFDVKDPKCSAKPADWRYQSGISSSWPLITCSVQLDLQIPVTSENVDESIKDGLRMWAKQIEAALCLINGKAVTDDSELLLGPKKSTKASQQQTVQAQLLILTEDADAGQMSSAVVQECSGSVCVRGAVHCRAYIHTNKPKTRHAAQAIKRDVVNTVFSRVEMLLEDLLMSEAADLACGQQDLPRRVFAPLSGSGLSVCDYIFPDESTADVAERFKEMLGCDLSEGDVDTSMEAQTCFSVLGVEDGCDEEATQVPTQSSAETVPKKNAAIQYAAGMAVAAAVALLATATSLLYLTE from the exons ATGGGTAGAGGCTACATTGTTgaggagtgtgtggagaagtACCTGACTAACCTGTCAGCAGCTGCTGGGTCATGTGAGACTGGACTTTTTATCGGCCAG TGTTCAGCACAGAGGGACTTTGTGGTTCTGGCTGTGCGGACGCCTCACAGAGAAACTGAGGGAGCCGCTGAGAGCCAGAGAACGCTGAGCTCACTGGACAACATTGATGTGGAGTGGGTTGCCGAGCATGCCAGACAG GTTTCTCGGATGCTACCTGGAGGCCTGAGCGTTCTCGGTTTGTTTCTCATCGCACCACCTGAGGTGTCAAAAGAAGCCCAGAACACGCTGAAAAAG CTTGTCTTTTCTGTGGATAAATCCATATCCAAAAGCAAGCTGTGGGACCTGTCAGAGGATGACGTAACTGAGCGCATCACCCTGCACATCTGTTCCAAAACAAGGAA AGCTGTCTGCAAAACATTTGATGTTAAAGATCCAAAG TGTTCAGCGAAGCCTGCAGATTGGAGGTATCAGAGtggcatctcatcctcatggccTCTGATCACCTGCAGTGTGCAGCTCGACTTGCAGATCCCTGTCACATCAGAAAATGTCGACGAGTCCATAAAG GACGGACTGAGGATGTGGGCTAAACAGATCGAGGCTGCTCTCTGTCTCATAAACGGCAAAGCTGTGACAGATGACTCCGAGCTCCTATTAGGGCCA AAAAAGAGCACGAAGGCGAGCCAGCAGCAGACAGTTCAAGCGCAGCTCCTCATCCTGACA GAGGACGCAGATGCAGGCCAGATGTCCAGCGCTGTAGTGCAGGAGTGCAGCGGCTCGGTATGTGTGAGAGGAGCAGTTCACTGCAGAGCTTACATTCACACCAACAAACCTAAAACCAGACACGCCGCACAG GCAATCAAGAGGGACGTAGTGAACACAGTTTTCAGCCGCGTGGAGATGCTTCTGGAGGATCTGCTCATGAGTGaagcag CAGATCTAGCTTGTGGGCAGCAGGATCTACCACGGCGTGTGTTTGCCCCCCTATCAGGCTCtggcctgagtgtgtgtgactaCATTTTCCCAGATGAGAGCACTGCGGACGTGGCTGAGCGGTTTAAAGAAATGCTCGGGTGTGACTTATCAGAGGGGGATGTGGACACCAGCATGGAGGCTCAGA CATGTTTCTCTGTTTTGGGAGTGGAAGATGGATGTGACGAAGAAGCTACTCAAGTACCTACACAATCCAGCGCTGAAACCGTGCCAAAAAAGAATGCAGCAATACAATATGCAG CAGGCATGGCGGTGGCAGCTGCGGTCGCCCTCTTGGCCACAGCAACCTCTCTACTCTATCTTACTGAGTAA
- the odr4 gene encoding protein odr-4 homolog isoform X4, translating into MGRGYIVEECVEKYLTNLSAAAGSCETGLFIGQCSAQRDFVVLAVRTPHRETEGAAESQRTLSSLDNIDVEWVAEHARQVSRMLPGGLSVLGLFLIAPPEVSKEAQNTLKKLVFSVDKSISKSKLWDLSEDDVTERITLHICSKTRKAVCKTFDVKDPKCSAKPADWRYQSGISSSWPLITCSVQLDLQIPVTSENVDESIKDGLRMWAKQIEAALCLINGKAVTDDSELLLGPKKSTKASQQQTVQAQLLILTDADAGQMSSAVVQECSGSVCVRGAVHCRAYIHTNKPKTRHAAQAIKRDVVNTVFSRVEMLLEDLLMSEAADLACGQQDLPRRVFAPLSGSGLSVCDYIFPDESTADVAERFKEMLGCDLSEGDVDTSMEAQTCFSVLGVEDGCDEEATQVPTQSSAETVPKKNAAIQYAAGMAVAAAVALLATATSLLYLTE; encoded by the exons ATGGGTAGAGGCTACATTGTTgaggagtgtgtggagaagtACCTGACTAACCTGTCAGCAGCTGCTGGGTCATGTGAGACTGGACTTTTTATCGGCCAG TGTTCAGCACAGAGGGACTTTGTGGTTCTGGCTGTGCGGACGCCTCACAGAGAAACTGAGGGAGCCGCTGAGAGCCAGAGAACGCTGAGCTCACTGGACAACATTGATGTGGAGTGGGTTGCCGAGCATGCCAGACAG GTTTCTCGGATGCTACCTGGAGGCCTGAGCGTTCTCGGTTTGTTTCTCATCGCACCACCTGAGGTGTCAAAAGAAGCCCAGAACACGCTGAAAAAG CTTGTCTTTTCTGTGGATAAATCCATATCCAAAAGCAAGCTGTGGGACCTGTCAGAGGATGACGTAACTGAGCGCATCACCCTGCACATCTGTTCCAAAACAAGGAA AGCTGTCTGCAAAACATTTGATGTTAAAGATCCAAAG TGTTCAGCGAAGCCTGCAGATTGGAGGTATCAGAGtggcatctcatcctcatggccTCTGATCACCTGCAGTGTGCAGCTCGACTTGCAGATCCCTGTCACATCAGAAAATGTCGACGAGTCCATAAAG GACGGACTGAGGATGTGGGCTAAACAGATCGAGGCTGCTCTCTGTCTCATAAACGGCAAAGCTGTGACAGATGACTCCGAGCTCCTATTAGGGCCA AAAAAGAGCACGAAGGCGAGCCAGCAGCAGACAGTTCAAGCGCAGCTCCTCATCCTGACA GACGCAGATGCAGGCCAGATGTCCAGCGCTGTAGTGCAGGAGTGCAGCGGCTCGGTATGTGTGAGAGGAGCAGTTCACTGCAGAGCTTACATTCACACCAACAAACCTAAAACCAGACACGCCGCACAG GCAATCAAGAGGGACGTAGTGAACACAGTTTTCAGCCGCGTGGAGATGCTTCTGGAGGATCTGCTCATGAGTGaagcag CAGATCTAGCTTGTGGGCAGCAGGATCTACCACGGCGTGTGTTTGCCCCCCTATCAGGCTCtggcctgagtgtgtgtgactaCATTTTCCCAGATGAGAGCACTGCGGACGTGGCTGAGCGGTTTAAAGAAATGCTCGGGTGTGACTTATCAGAGGGGGATGTGGACACCAGCATGGAGGCTCAGA CATGTTTCTCTGTTTTGGGAGTGGAAGATGGATGTGACGAAGAAGCTACTCAAGTACCTACACAATCCAGCGCTGAAACCGTGCCAAAAAAGAATGCAGCAATACAATATGCAG CAGGCATGGCGGTGGCAGCTGCGGTCGCCCTCTTGGCCACAGCAACCTCTCTACTCTATCTTACTGAGTAA
- the odr4 gene encoding protein odr-4 homolog isoform X5 has translation MGRGYIVEECVEKYLTNLSAAAGSCETGLFIGQCSAQRDFVVLAVRTPHRETEGAAESQRTLSSLDNIDVEWVAEHARQVSRMLPGGLSVLGLFLIAPPEVSKEAQNTLKKLVFSVDKSISKSKLWDLSEDDVTERITLHICSKTRKAVCKTFDVKDPKCSAKPADWRYQSGISSSWPLITCSVQLDLQIPVTSENVDESIKDGLRMWAKQIEAALCLINGKAVTDDSELLLGPKKSTKASQQQTVQAQLLILTEDADAGQMSSAVVQECSGSVCVRGAVHCRAYIHTNKPKTRHAAQAIKRDVVNTVFSRVEMLLEDLLMSEADLACGQQDLPRRVFAPLSGSGLSVCDYIFPDESTADVAERFKEMLGCDLSEGDVDTSMEAQTCFSVLGVEDGCDEEATQVPTQSSAETVPKKNAAIQYAGMAVAAAVALLATATSLLYLTE, from the exons ATGGGTAGAGGCTACATTGTTgaggagtgtgtggagaagtACCTGACTAACCTGTCAGCAGCTGCTGGGTCATGTGAGACTGGACTTTTTATCGGCCAG TGTTCAGCACAGAGGGACTTTGTGGTTCTGGCTGTGCGGACGCCTCACAGAGAAACTGAGGGAGCCGCTGAGAGCCAGAGAACGCTGAGCTCACTGGACAACATTGATGTGGAGTGGGTTGCCGAGCATGCCAGACAG GTTTCTCGGATGCTACCTGGAGGCCTGAGCGTTCTCGGTTTGTTTCTCATCGCACCACCTGAGGTGTCAAAAGAAGCCCAGAACACGCTGAAAAAG CTTGTCTTTTCTGTGGATAAATCCATATCCAAAAGCAAGCTGTGGGACCTGTCAGAGGATGACGTAACTGAGCGCATCACCCTGCACATCTGTTCCAAAACAAGGAA AGCTGTCTGCAAAACATTTGATGTTAAAGATCCAAAG TGTTCAGCGAAGCCTGCAGATTGGAGGTATCAGAGtggcatctcatcctcatggccTCTGATCACCTGCAGTGTGCAGCTCGACTTGCAGATCCCTGTCACATCAGAAAATGTCGACGAGTCCATAAAG GACGGACTGAGGATGTGGGCTAAACAGATCGAGGCTGCTCTCTGTCTCATAAACGGCAAAGCTGTGACAGATGACTCCGAGCTCCTATTAGGGCCA AAAAAGAGCACGAAGGCGAGCCAGCAGCAGACAGTTCAAGCGCAGCTCCTCATCCTGACA GAGGACGCAGATGCAGGCCAGATGTCCAGCGCTGTAGTGCAGGAGTGCAGCGGCTCGGTATGTGTGAGAGGAGCAGTTCACTGCAGAGCTTACATTCACACCAACAAACCTAAAACCAGACACGCCGCACAG GCAATCAAGAGGGACGTAGTGAACACAGTTTTCAGCCGCGTGGAGATGCTTCTGGAGGATCTGCTCATGAGTGaagcag ATCTAGCTTGTGGGCAGCAGGATCTACCACGGCGTGTGTTTGCCCCCCTATCAGGCTCtggcctgagtgtgtgtgactaCATTTTCCCAGATGAGAGCACTGCGGACGTGGCTGAGCGGTTTAAAGAAATGCTCGGGTGTGACTTATCAGAGGGGGATGTGGACACCAGCATGGAGGCTCAGA CATGTTTCTCTGTTTTGGGAGTGGAAGATGGATGTGACGAAGAAGCTACTCAAGTACCTACACAATCCAGCGCTGAAACCGTGCCAAAAAAGAATGCAGCAATACAATATGCAG GCATGGCGGTGGCAGCTGCGGTCGCCCTCTTGGCCACAGCAACCTCTCTACTCTATCTTACTGAGTAA